Proteins encoded in a region of the Leptolyngbya subtilissima AS-A7 genome:
- a CDS encoding response regulator transcription factor, protein MDSVDLAPQAQPNLRVGLGRVLIVEDEELIRETLAFGLAEEGFDVLVAEDGLTALDMLGGTSVSSRTDRPEVNLVVLDLMLPGMNGLDLCRLLRHQGIDVPILVLSAKGTETDRVVGLEIGADDYLSKPFGMRELVARCRALLRRQRGKASVEKDNVLRFEDIMLHPQECRVFLKGEEVNLSPKEFRILELFMSQPRRVWSRDQIIDQVWGHDFMGDNKTVDVHIRWIREKLEVDPSHPQYLKTVRGFGYRLG, encoded by the coding sequence ATGGATTCTGTAGACCTCGCGCCACAGGCTCAGCCAAACCTACGGGTTGGCTTAGGGCGGGTACTCATCGTCGAAGATGAAGAATTGATTCGAGAAACATTGGCCTTTGGGTTGGCCGAGGAAGGATTTGATGTTCTCGTTGCCGAAGATGGTTTGACTGCTCTCGATATGCTGGGCGGCACATCGGTGTCGAGCCGCACCGACCGACCCGAAGTCAACCTGGTGGTACTCGACCTCATGCTGCCCGGCATGAATGGACTTGACCTCTGCCGTCTGCTGCGCCACCAGGGCATCGACGTGCCCATTTTAGTGCTCAGTGCTAAGGGTACCGAAACCGATCGCGTGGTGGGGCTCGAAATTGGTGCCGACGACTACTTAAGCAAGCCCTTCGGCATGCGGGAACTGGTTGCCCGGTGCCGGGCACTGCTGCGCCGACAGCGTGGCAAAGCTAGTGTTGAGAAAGATAACGTGCTCCGATTTGAAGACATCATGCTCCATCCCCAGGAGTGCCGTGTCTTTTTGAAGGGCGAAGAAGTTAACCTTTCCCCCAAAGAATTTCGAATTCTGGAACTGTTTATGAGCCAACCCCGGCGAGTATGGTCGCGGGATCAGATTATCGACCAGGTTTGGGGGCACGATTTTATGGGCGACAACAAAACCGTAGACGTGCACATTCGTTGGATTCGTGAAAAGCTGGAGGTTGACCCTAGCCACCCGCAGTACCTGAAAACCGTGCGTGGCTTTGGTTATCGTCTGGGCTAA
- a CDS encoding peptidoglycan recognition protein family protein, producing MARRWIWIGLGGVLVALLSLGFGSARAAGPLEPMLTVRGLPPMQTTAAATLQPLKAAQPEPTDFAAPELAQAAPPRQVTALADPTNYGDRFLTDINGQVVHNDFIAVLHETVGSAQSALNLFRTRHPRDQDQVSYHALIGRDGTVYYIVPPEKRAFGAGNSVFNGPNGPEAVRTNAAFPPSVNNFAYHVSLETPGDGFNNRRSHSGYTQAQYDSLAWLLAQTTIPDSRITTHQAVDRSGNRMDPRSFNSSSFFSQLRRYPTRSSLTG from the coding sequence GTGGCTCGTCGCTGGATTTGGATAGGGTTAGGGGGGGTGCTAGTGGCGCTGTTGAGCTTAGGGTTTGGTTCAGCCCGCGCGGCAGGCCCCCTAGAACCTATGCTCACTGTGAGAGGTTTGCCACCTATGCAAACCACGGCGGCGGCAACGCTTCAGCCGCTCAAAGCCGCTCAGCCGGAGCCAACTGATTTTGCGGCCCCAGAGCTGGCTCAGGCGGCTCCGCCCCGCCAGGTGACGGCCCTGGCCGACCCTACTAACTACGGCGATCGCTTTCTCACCGACATCAATGGCCAAGTCGTGCACAACGACTTCATTGCCGTGCTGCACGAAACCGTGGGCTCGGCTCAAAGTGCCCTTAACCTATTCCGGACGCGGCACCCGCGCGACCAAGACCAGGTCAGCTACCATGCCCTAATTGGCCGCGATGGCACGGTCTACTACATCGTGCCGCCTGAAAAACGGGCTTTTGGAGCCGGCAACTCCGTGTTCAATGGCCCTAATGGCCCAGAGGCGGTGCGCACCAATGCGGCGTTTCCCCCCTCGGTGAACAATTTTGCCTACCATGTGTCTTTGGAGACGCCCGGCGATGGCTTCAACAACCGCCGGAGCCACAGCGGCTATACCCAAGCTCAATATGATTCCCTAGCCTGGCTGCTGGCTCAGACCACCATTCCCGACAGCCGGATTACCACCCACCAAGCGGTCGATCGCTCCGGCAACCGCATGGATCCGCGCAGCTTTAACTCTTCTAGCTTTTTTAGCCAGCTGCGCCGCTACCCCACCCGTAGCAGCCTGACAGGCTAG
- a CDS encoding response regulator transcription factor — MPLTILIAEDDEGTRLALCDYLELEGYSVLMASHGEMALSQVFSHQPQLIITDIGMPGLDGFTLVQKVRQYPAFRLLPVIFLTAHNQTQDRIRGYQLGCDLYLPKPFELKEIGAIVRNLLERSQLIQSAWIQQVALSTAQQRALQSSEVSEAVEPWTPDPIDMVAEFTAREQDVLTLLSDGLSNAQIGDRLFLSPRTVEKYVSSLLRKTETSNRSELLRFAISHHLVP; from the coding sequence ATGCCGCTCACCATTTTAATTGCCGAAGACGACGAGGGCACTCGCCTTGCGTTGTGCGATTATTTAGAGCTTGAAGGCTATTCTGTACTGATGGCCAGCCACGGCGAGATGGCGCTGAGCCAGGTGTTTAGCCACCAACCCCAGCTCATCATTACCGACATCGGCATGCCCGGTCTCGATGGATTTACGTTGGTGCAAAAGGTGCGGCAGTATCCGGCTTTTCGGCTGCTGCCAGTGATTTTCCTCACCGCCCACAATCAGACCCAAGACCGAATTCGAGGCTACCAGCTTGGCTGTGACCTCTACTTGCCCAAACCTTTTGAGCTGAAAGAAATCGGAGCGATCGTGCGCAATTTGCTGGAGCGATCGCAGCTGATTCAGTCGGCATGGATTCAGCAGGTGGCTCTTAGTACTGCTCAGCAGCGTGCCCTTCAGTCGAGCGAAGTCAGCGAAGCGGTTGAGCCTTGGACCCCTGACCCAATCGACATGGTGGCTGAATTTACTGCTCGGGAACAGGATGTGCTGACGCTGCTATCGGACGGGCTATCGAATGCTCAAATAGGCGATCGCTTATTTTTAAGCCCCCGCACCGTCGAAAAGTATGTCAGCAGTCTGCTGCGCAAAACCGAGACCAGCAACCGTTCTGAGCTGCTGCGGTTTGCCATTAGCCACCACCTGGTGCCCTAG